In a single window of the Ignavibacteria bacterium genome:
- a CDS encoding MFS transporter: MDNDSSGLHSLEKKTFTLHLISQIFSGIAIGVVLLQDVILKKTLGGTDFQVMILSLLVSSSFLFSIYGSELVNRSRSRAKTILLIGITAKSFLIILPLFENPVYYIACIAVGAYLDALLLSIWNIVFKHNYSEKNRSRLYSYATSFQTVFVLIVTTVSGYLLDMNSSVYKILFPAAGVFGILVYWSLARMINLSMDDYSGKNKKQKTYYSIRLIKDIAVLPLRNTARIFRENKPFLRFEAYFFLYGMAFMVLSPVIPVFLVDNLKLSYSPISFAKGLIFHSALIIFTPLMGRYHGTGNPAKFCGYVFSILALFPLVLVSAKHFVSMGLITDTDIVVYISFFIFGFAMSGVTIAWALSSIFYAPKNEVSNYQAVHITLTGVRGIFSPALGYAVMKIFDIEYSFYLSALLFLLGGIMMWKDSRKLKN; encoded by the coding sequence TTGGATAACGATAGTTCCGGCCTTCACTCATTGGAAAAAAAGACCTTTACACTTCATCTGATCTCGCAGATCTTCAGCGGAATTGCAATTGGTGTTGTTCTGCTTCAGGATGTAATTCTTAAAAAAACACTTGGCGGCACCGATTTCCAGGTAATGATACTTTCGCTTCTTGTAAGCTCTTCATTTTTATTTTCTATATACGGAAGTGAGCTTGTTAACCGTTCAAGAAGCCGTGCAAAAACAATACTGCTTATTGGCATTACCGCAAAATCATTTCTTATAATTCTTCCGTTATTTGAAAATCCCGTTTACTACATAGCCTGCATAGCTGTAGGCGCATACCTTGATGCACTTTTGCTTTCAATATGGAACATAGTTTTTAAACATAACTACTCAGAAAAGAACCGAAGCAGGCTGTATTCCTATGCTACTTCCTTTCAAACAGTATTTGTTTTGATAGTAACTACTGTCTCCGGATATCTTCTCGATATGAACAGCTCAGTTTATAAAATATTATTTCCTGCAGCCGGTGTTTTCGGTATACTGGTTTACTGGAGCCTTGCCAGGATGATCAATCTGAGCATGGATGATTATTCAGGCAAAAACAAAAAGCAGAAAACATATTACAGCATAAGGCTGATAAAAGATATTGCAGTACTTCCGCTTAGGAACACAGCCAGGATTTTCAGGGAAAATAAACCATTCCTCAGGTTTGAGGCTTATTTCTTTTTATACGGAATGGCATTCATGGTGCTTTCGCCGGTTATCCCGGTTTTTTTGGTAGATAACCTGAAGCTCTCTTATTCCCCTATTTCATTTGCAAAAGGATTGATATTTCACTCAGCTTTGATAATTTTTACCCCGCTTATGGGAAGGTATCACGGCACAGGTAATCCTGCAAAGTTCTGCGGGTATGTGTTCAGTATCCTCGCTCTGTTCCCTCTGGTACTGGTCTCTGCGAAACATTTTGTTTCAATGGGATTAATTACTGATACTGATATTGTAGTGTACATCTCATTTTTTATATTCGGCTTCGCTATGAGCGGAGTTACAATTGCATGGGCGCTAAGCTCAATTTTTTACGCGCCAAAGAACGAAGTATCCAATTACCAGGCTGTACATATAACTTTAACAGGCGTGCGCGGAATTTTCAGTCCTGCCCTCGGTTATGCAGTTATGAAGATATTTGATATTGAATATTCATTTTACCTCTCAGCCCTGCTGTTTTTGCTGGGCGGAATAATGATGTGGAAAGACAGCAGAAAACTTAAAAACTGA
- a CDS encoding ATP-binding protein, whose amino-acid sequence MLNINIYSFSYKKSGIPADSSSNGGGFVFDCRFIYNPGREESFKSLTGKDSAIIEFLDSNDVMQDFLKNVYSISSAAVDNYLYREFANLMFSFGCTGGQHRSVYSAEKLGAYLKNKYGSKVNINIFHNEFPSLNIN is encoded by the coding sequence TTGCTCAACATAAATATTTACTCATTCAGCTACAAAAAGAGCGGGATTCCAGCGGATAGTTCATCTAATGGAGGCGGTTTTGTATTCGATTGCAGGTTTATATATAATCCCGGCAGAGAAGAATCATTTAAATCTCTTACGGGTAAAGATAGTGCAATTATAGAATTTCTTGACAGCAATGATGTAATGCAGGACTTTTTGAAAAATGTTTATTCAATTTCCTCTGCAGCGGTTGATAATTACCTGTATAGGGAGTTCGCGAATTTAATGTTCAGCTTTGGCTGTACAGGCGGACAGCACCGTTCAGTTTATTCAGCAGAAAAGCTTGGAGCTTACTTAAAGAATAAATACGGCAGTAAGGTAAATATAAATATATTCCATAACGAATTTCCTTCATTAAACATTAACTAA
- a CDS encoding response regulator, whose protein sequence is MTKNKIAVVEDEGIVAMDISKCLASLGYEVTFISDSGEKVLELVKESLPDLILMDVELKGQLNGLDTARLLREKYSIHIVFLTAFEDETTLNRIGELSPDGYLVKPFEDDQLENTLKRVLKN, encoded by the coding sequence ATGACAAAGAATAAAATTGCAGTTGTTGAAGATGAAGGTATTGTCGCAATGGATATCAGCAAGTGCCTTGCAAGCCTTGGCTATGAAGTAACGTTTATTTCTGATTCTGGTGAAAAAGTACTTGAACTTGTTAAGGAATCTCTGCCTGACCTGATTCTAATGGATGTTGAGCTTAAAGGGCAGCTGAACGGACTTGATACTGCAAGATTGCTTCGGGAAAAGTACAGCATACATATTGTATTTTTAACAGCGTTTGAAGATGAAACAACTCTTAACAGGATCGGGGAATTAAGCCCGGATGGCTACCTTGTAAAACCATTTGAAGATGACCAGCTGGAAAATACATTGAAACGTGTTTTAAAGAATTGA
- a CDS encoding VCBS repeat-containing protein, with translation MKKLIFTAILLFMSVGFFPVTKADSPVKTFSNDDIKKITGAYLEGKLDFENPVMVDVDSDGDFDALKFNDGNVSYYKNMGTNEAPSFVLENENYEKYSRTFFVEPKMPYPMFFADKDGDGDMDMFVVKDKSYNSSEKKVEYKISSAENSMDLSTGTLITIILVLVIVLLVLAIIR, from the coding sequence ATGAAAAAATTAATTTTTACCGCAATTCTGTTATTTATGTCAGTTGGTTTCTTTCCTGTAACAAAAGCAGATTCTCCCGTAAAAACCTTTTCTAATGATGATATCAAAAAAATTACAGGTGCTTATCTGGAAGGTAAGCTTGATTTTGAAAACCCTGTAATGGTGGATGTTGACAGTGACGGCGATTTCGACGCTTTAAAATTCAATGACGGGAATGTATCATATTATAAAAATATGGGCACCAATGAAGCGCCTTCGTTTGTTCTGGAAAATGAAAATTACGAAAAATACAGCAGAACGTTTTTTGTTGAGCCTAAGATGCCTTACCCGATGTTCTTTGCTGATAAAGATGGTGATGGCGATATGGATATGTTTGTAGTAAAGGATAAAAGCTATAATTCCTCCGAAAAGAAAGTTGAATACAAAATTTCAAGCGCCGAAAATTCGATGGACCTGAGTACAGGAACACTTATAACAATTATTCTTGTACTTGTGATAGTGCTGCTGGTTCTTGCAATTATCAGGTAA
- a CDS encoding proline--tRNA ligase has protein sequence MKFSQYFLPTLKEVPSDSVIPSHILMVRAGMIRQLTAGVYSYLPLGLRVFKKVEKIVREEMNAIGGSEFYLPALSPNELWAETGRLEDYGDDIFRIKNRELVLAPTHEEVFTSLAKPNLISYKHLPQIWYQIQTKFRNEPRPRGGVLRGRQFTMKDAYSFDATWEGLDESYNKHAQAYRNIFTRCGLRFFTVSAFSGAMGGSESEEFMVEADSGEDTVVISLDNTYASNIEVASSFTVKVDRKDSGLAYEEFHTPNIKSIDELAGFLNLTDRSRLAKSRLFVIPAKDARKKDEYLLALVCGDDEVSETKLAGIFPGIRPGHPEELMEIAGANAGSIGPVNFKNKDVKIIADKRLEDADELISGACKNDYHIKNIDLKRDVSGIKYYDIRQVKDGEKTTDGNSSLRLTKAIEVGHIFKLGTRYAEALGAKYLDVNGKENVIIMGSYGIGIERIAAAYIEQNHDKDGIIWSGEISPFSIHLISVNKKADAIKEAAEKLYNELSSKGYEVLFDDRDDISPGVKFKDADLIGIPLQLVVSDKNMKNDEIEVKFRRTGERVKVNFSSIIDKLPGLMENI, from the coding sequence ATGAAATTCAGCCAATATTTTCTTCCAACATTAAAAGAAGTACCTTCGGATTCTGTAATTCCTTCACATATATTAATGGTTAGAGCCGGAATGATCAGGCAGTTGACTGCCGGTGTATATTCATACCTTCCCCTGGGATTAAGAGTTTTTAAAAAAGTAGAAAAAATCGTGCGTGAAGAGATGAATGCAATCGGCGGCTCGGAATTTTATTTACCGGCGCTTTCACCTAATGAATTGTGGGCTGAAACCGGCAGGCTGGAAGACTATGGAGACGATATTTTCAGGATAAAGAACAGGGAGCTGGTTCTTGCTCCGACTCACGAGGAAGTATTTACATCGCTTGCTAAGCCAAACCTGATCTCATACAAGCATCTGCCCCAGATATGGTACCAGATTCAGACAAAGTTCCGCAATGAACCGCGTCCAAGGGGTGGTGTTCTGAGGGGAAGGCAGTTCACAATGAAAGATGCATATTCTTTTGATGCTACATGGGAAGGACTTGATGAATCATATAACAAACATGCTCAGGCTTACAGAAATATATTCACAAGATGCGGGCTAAGATTTTTTACAGTATCAGCTTTCAGCGGAGCTATGGGCGGCAGTGAATCAGAAGAATTTATGGTTGAAGCTGATTCAGGTGAAGATACTGTAGTTATAAGTTTAGATAATACTTATGCCTCAAATATTGAAGTTGCTTCTTCATTCACTGTTAAAGTAGATAGAAAAGATTCCGGGCTGGCTTATGAAGAGTTCCATACTCCCAATATCAAGAGTATTGATGAGCTTGCCGGATTTTTAAACTTAACAGACCGTTCAAGGCTTGCCAAATCAAGATTGTTTGTAATTCCTGCAAAAGATGCACGTAAAAAAGATGAATACTTGCTCGCACTTGTATGCGGCGATGATGAAGTAAGCGAAACTAAGCTGGCGGGCATTTTTCCGGGAATAAGACCGGGACATCCGGAAGAGCTAATGGAAATTGCAGGAGCAAATGCCGGCTCAATCGGACCTGTTAATTTCAAAAATAAAGATGTTAAAATAATTGCTGATAAGAGACTTGAGGATGCAGATGAGCTGATCAGCGGTGCATGTAAAAATGATTATCACATCAAAAATATTGACCTTAAAAGGGATGTCAGCGGAATTAAATATTATGATATAAGGCAGGTTAAGGATGGTGAAAAAACCACAGACGGAAATTCGTCATTAAGATTGACAAAAGCTATAGAGGTTGGTCATATTTTTAAGCTTGGCACCAGGTATGCTGAAGCTTTGGGCGCTAAATATCTGGATGTTAATGGCAAAGAAAATGTTATTATCATGGGCAGTTATGGAATCGGAATTGAACGTATTGCTGCTGCGTATATTGAACAAAATCACGATAAAGACGGTATTATCTGGAGCGGTGAAATTTCACCTTTCAGCATTCATTTAATAAGTGTCAATAAAAAGGCAGATGCGATAAAAGAAGCTGCCGAAAAACTGTATAATGAATTATCTTCAAAAGGTTATGAAGTATTGTTCGATGACAGAGATGATATAAGTCCGGGTGTAAAATTCAAAGATGCAGACCTGATAGGTATCCCACTGCAGCTTGTTGTAAGTGATAAAAACATGAAAAACGATGAAATTGAAGTGAAATTCAGAAGAACCGGAGAAAGGGTAAAAGTTAATTTTTCATCTATTATTGATAAGCTTCCCGGGTTAATGGAAAATATATAA
- a CDS encoding glycosyltransferase family 39 protein: protein MGLSLSNRQLFTFGLVVLLIGAVIGSVSLTYPFGRDQAIYAYAGKMLLEGKMNYLYVFDLKPPGIHFLFSLIQLIFGESMFNARIFDILWQSITAFLIALISFRLQAGRLLSILSSFFYLFLYYRLDYWHTLQADGALNLFFAAAVLLLLGSYKLHSFAKIFLAGLLFAAALVIKYTIITFVPFLFIVFIADKKILLSLRLKNILVFSLGAAFTGSLIFAVYYFSGALSAFLDIQLVQTPLYTKIAYETEQAGYISSQILKLFFYSAYSPLIILSFFALLYTVIYKAADFRNLLIFAWILSSLISLIIQWKFYYYHFLVIIPPISIGAVYGLSLLKNHFKNKRIVYRIILLVFISGFTIFGFKPYIGNYDTLFSYLSGKEDLKSVYIKNGFTSDSVFMISKTFKAVDIVKQNSNINDGIYVWGFDPLIYYLSDRKCTSRFIYNFPLLWKGENSSFRKEFMDELNKQEPKLIVVAANDPLYYISGYNEDSKMLIQRFPEFNEFLNARYDFKTKADDYEIYELKKW, encoded by the coding sequence TTGGGATTAAGTTTATCTAACAGGCAGTTATTTACCTTCGGGCTTGTTGTATTGTTAATTGGCGCAGTTATTGGCAGCGTCAGCTTAACATATCCTTTCGGCAGAGACCAGGCTATTTATGCATATGCAGGTAAAATGCTGCTTGAAGGAAAAATGAATTACCTTTACGTTTTTGACCTTAAGCCTCCCGGGATTCACTTCTTATTTTCACTTATCCAGCTTATTTTCGGGGAATCAATGTTCAATGCAAGGATTTTTGATATCCTGTGGCAATCGATAACCGCATTTTTAATTGCACTAATTTCTTTCCGCCTCCAGGCCGGAAGATTACTTTCGATACTCTCATCATTTTTTTATTTATTCCTGTACTATAGGCTGGATTATTGGCACACTCTTCAGGCTGATGGTGCATTGAACTTATTTTTCGCTGCCGCTGTGCTGCTGTTACTGGGCAGTTATAAATTACACTCATTTGCAAAAATTTTTCTGGCAGGTTTATTGTTTGCGGCAGCACTTGTTATAAAATATACTATCATTACGTTTGTTCCATTTTTATTCATAGTATTCATTGCAGATAAAAAAATATTATTGAGTTTAAGGCTTAAAAATATTTTGGTTTTTTCTCTTGGGGCTGCATTTACAGGATCATTAATTTTTGCAGTATATTACTTCAGCGGAGCGCTGAGCGCTTTCCTGGATATTCAGTTAGTGCAGACCCCGTTATACACTAAAATAGCATATGAAACCGAACAGGCAGGCTATATTTCTTCACAAATATTGAAATTATTCTTTTATTCAGCCTATTCACCTTTAATAATATTATCATTTTTCGCTCTGCTTTATACCGTTATTTACAAGGCAGCAGATTTCAGAAATCTTTTAATCTTTGCATGGATACTTTCATCATTAATTAGCCTGATAATTCAATGGAAGTTTTATTATTATCATTTCCTTGTAATTATTCCGCCGATCTCAATTGGCGCTGTGTATGGACTTTCGCTTTTAAAAAATCATTTTAAAAACAAAAGAATTGTATATAGAATTATATTACTGGTTTTTATAAGTGGATTTACAATATTCGGATTCAAACCTTACATTGGCAATTATGATACCTTGTTTAGTTATTTATCCGGCAAAGAAGATCTGAAAAGCGTTTATATTAAGAACGGCTTTACCAGTGATTCCGTTTTTATGATAAGTAAAACGTTTAAAGCGGTTGATATAGTTAAACAGAATTCGAATATTAATGACGGTATATATGTTTGGGGATTCGATCCGCTGATATATTATCTATCTGACAGGAAATGTACCTCGAGGTTTATCTACAATTTTCCATTGTTATGGAAAGGGGAGAATTCTTCTTTCAGGAAAGAGTTTATGGATGAATTAAATAAGCAAGAGCCAAAGCTCATTGTTGTAGCTGCAAATGATCCATTGTATTATATATCCGGTTATAATGAGGATTCAAAAATGCTGATTCAGCGTTTTCCTGAATTTAACGAGTTTTTAAATGCCAGGTATGACTTTAAAACAAAAGCTGATGATTATGAAATTTATGAATTGAAAAAATGGTAA
- the maf gene encoding septum formation protein Maf yields MVRKRMQKKRIILASGSPRRKLLLRALLNNFGLKFDVIQANIVEYIPQNVKKFGNFAANLAELKALEVAVRKNGVIIAADTIVVYKGKVLGKPIDKKDAEKTLKLLSGNEHSVYTGLVIYDTYDNKMYKTYEITKVTFRKILKSEIKFYVSGGSPMDKAGAYGIQDDLGSTFVRKISGDYFNVVGLPLQKLYLGLNKFIKLIN; encoded by the coding sequence ATGGTAAGGAAAAGAATGCAAAAAAAACGAATAATATTGGCTTCAGGCTCACCAAGAAGAAAATTGCTGTTAAGAGCACTATTAAATAATTTTGGATTGAAGTTTGATGTAATACAAGCTAATATTGTTGAATATATACCTCAAAATGTTAAAAAATTCGGTAATTTTGCAGCAAATTTGGCTGAACTCAAAGCACTTGAGGTCGCAGTACGTAAAAATGGTGTTATAATTGCTGCTGATACTATAGTTGTTTATAAAGGTAAAGTACTAGGAAAACCAATAGATAAAAAAGATGCAGAAAAGACCTTAAAATTGTTAAGCGGAAATGAACACAGTGTTTATACAGGCTTGGTTATTTATGATACATATGATAATAAAATGTATAAAACTTATGAGATTACGAAGGTTACATTCAGAAAAATTTTAAAAAGTGAAATAAAGTTTTATGTCAGCGGCGGCTCTCCAATGGATAAAGCCGGCGCATACGGAATTCAGGATGACCTGGGAAGTACATTTGTTCGGAAAATTTCTGGTGATTATTTTAATGTAGTAGGGTTACCATTACAGAAATTATATCTTGGATTGAATAAGTTCATTAAATTGATAAATTGA
- a CDS encoding flippase-like domain-containing protein, whose translation MYQKYKKKILFSVVLGAVVFLGLSIYANFEELMEAFGLYNWLMFPFILLLSLCNYCFRFLRWEYYTKVLDIKIERKLSFLIFLSSFIMSVTPGKIGEVFKSYLLKEQNGTPVSKSAPIVFAERITDFLSLVLLSLTGALMFGYGTNLILGFGIFFVLLVFVISNKKLSYAILGVLEKFKFIARISHKLHTAYDSIYQMVKFKELIITIILSIFAWAFECLSFYLVINGFTVLGAPHIDIFIATFIYGFATIAGAITMLPGGLGATDASMTGLLVLLAIPKSVSVAATLIIRAATLWFAVIVGIIAVMFYQKISHKNINEIVLES comes from the coding sequence TTGTACCAGAAGTATAAGAAAAAAATATTGTTTTCAGTTGTGTTAGGGGCTGTTGTTTTTCTGGGTTTGAGTATTTACGCAAATTTTGAGGAACTTATGGAAGCATTTGGTTTGTATAATTGGCTGATGTTTCCGTTTATTTTGCTTCTTTCATTATGTAATTATTGTTTCAGGTTCTTAAGATGGGAGTATTACACAAAAGTACTCGATATAAAAATTGAACGCAAACTAAGCTTTTTGATATTTTTATCTTCTTTTATTATGTCAGTTACACCGGGTAAAATAGGAGAAGTATTTAAATCATACCTGTTAAAAGAACAAAACGGAACCCCTGTTAGTAAAAGTGCTCCAATTGTTTTTGCTGAAAGAATTACTGATTTTCTTTCACTGGTTTTATTAAGCCTGACCGGAGCGCTGATGTTCGGTTACGGCACGAATCTAATACTAGGCTTTGGTATATTTTTTGTATTACTGGTGTTTGTAATAAGCAATAAAAAGCTTTCTTACGCAATATTGGGTGTGCTGGAAAAATTCAAATTTATTGCCAGGATCTCACATAAACTGCATACAGCTTATGACAGTATTTACCAAATGGTAAAATTTAAGGAATTAATAATAACCATTATTTTAAGTATTTTTGCATGGGCTTTTGAATGTTTAAGCTTTTACCTGGTGATAAACGGGTTCACGGTATTAGGCGCTCCGCATATTGATATATTTATAGCAACATTTATTTATGGCTTTGCAACAATTGCAGGAGCAATAACAATGCTGCCCGGGGGCCTGGGTGCTACTGATGCCAGTATGACTGGGTTATTGGTATTGCTGGCAATACCAAAGAGTGTTTCTGTAGCTGCAACTTTGATAATTAGGGCAGCTACTTTATGGTTTGCGGTAATAGTGGGAATTATCGCAGTCATGTTTTATCAGAAAATTTCCCATAAAAATATTAATGAAATTGTTCTGGAATCATAG
- a CDS encoding cobalamin B12-binding domain-containing protein, producing MERKIRVIIAKAGLDGHDRGAKVIAAAFRDAGIEVIYLGLRQTPEMIVEAALQEDADAIGISILSGAHMTVFKKILDTMKNKKLDNVLLFGGGIIPKEDIEKLKALGVGELFTPGTPTTETIEYVKNWVSEHRALEV from the coding sequence ATGGAAAGAAAAATTCGTGTAATTATTGCAAAAGCCGGCCTGGATGGACATGACAGGGGTGCAAAAGTCATAGCAGCCGCTTTCAGAGATGCAGGTATTGAAGTAATATACCTTGGCTTAAGACAAACCCCTGAAATGATCGTTGAAGCAGCTTTGCAGGAAGATGCTGATGCTATCGGTATAAGTATTTTAAGCGGTGCGCATATGACCGTATTTAAAAAAATACTGGATACTATGAAGAATAAAAAGCTGGATAATGTTTTGTTATTTGGCGGCGGAATTATTCCAAAAGAAGATATTGAAAAATTAAAAGCTCTTGGTGTAGGAGAGCTGTTTACTCCGGGTACACCAACCACTGAAACAATAGAATATGTAAAAAATTGGGTCAGTGAACACAGAGCTCTGGAAGTTTAA
- a CDS encoding phosphoglucomutase/phosphomannomutase family protein has protein sequence MAIKFGTDGWRAVIADEYTFENLKKISKATAIAFEKHPKINNGIVVGYDTRFLSKEFAECSAEVFANHGIKVYLTDSFVTTPTVSLLSRDKNLAYGVMITSSHNPAKYNGFKLKDEFGGSMGPVHLNIIEEKLKQADSFNYGTGSLEEFIKSRKIEYIKGKDYYRDTLKEKIDTETINSSGIKIIYDAMFGSGQGMMDGIINITALRNEVNPSFGGSSPEPVQKNLSLISDEMKSGNYDIGIVTDGDADRIAIFDENGEFVDAQKTFALLLTYMVENKKMTGGVVRGFSSSDVIKEICEEYGLKLYTVPIGFKYISELMIKEDILIGAEESGGIGLKHHLPERDGIFNGMMFSEMLSVKKKKMSELIAEIENKYGKYYYKRIDQHLSSNELKSELIELTKGLKEVAGIEVVGIDTLDGCKLLFKNGWLLVRASGTEPLLRIYTETTGENKTEEILTDIKKKFKL, from the coding sequence ATGGCAATCAAATTCGGTACTGATGGCTGGAGAGCAGTCATTGCAGATGAATATACTTTTGAAAATTTAAAGAAAATATCAAAAGCTACAGCTATAGCTTTTGAAAAACATCCCAAAATAAACAATGGAATAGTTGTTGGTTACGATACCAGATTTCTTTCAAAAGAATTTGCGGAATGTTCCGCGGAAGTATTTGCAAACCATGGTATTAAGGTTTATTTAACTGATTCTTTTGTAACCACGCCAACTGTATCTTTGCTTAGCAGGGATAAAAATCTTGCTTACGGTGTAATGATAACATCATCGCACAACCCGGCAAAATATAACGGGTTCAAGCTTAAAGATGAATTTGGCGGTTCAATGGGTCCTGTACATTTAAATATAATTGAAGAAAAGCTTAAACAAGCAGATTCATTTAATTACGGCACAGGTAGCTTGGAAGAATTTATTAAATCCCGAAAAATTGAATATATTAAAGGCAAGGATTATTACAGGGATACTTTAAAGGAAAAGATCGATACAGAAACGATAAATTCTTCCGGTATAAAAATTATTTATGACGCAATGTTTGGCTCAGGACAGGGAATGATGGATGGTATTATCAATATTACTGCACTTAGAAATGAAGTGAATCCATCATTTGGTGGCTCAAGTCCGGAACCTGTTCAGAAAAATCTCTCCCTAATTTCAGATGAAATGAAAAGCGGTAACTATGATATCGGTATTGTAACAGATGGTGATGCTGACCGAATTGCGATATTTGATGAAAACGGAGAGTTTGTTGATGCGCAAAAGACCTTTGCACTGCTTTTAACTTACATGGTAGAAAACAAAAAAATGACCGGCGGGGTAGTGCGCGGATTTTCTTCAAGTGATGTTATAAAAGAAATATGTGAAGAATACGGCCTGAAATTATATACAGTACCAATCGGTTTTAAATATATCTCTGAGCTTATGATAAAAGAAGATATTTTAATCGGAGCTGAAGAGAGCGGCGGTATTGGACTAAAACATCATTTGCCTGAACGTGATGGTATATTCAATGGTATGATGTTTTCGGAGATGCTGTCTGTGAAAAAGAAAAAAATGAGCGAGCTTATTGCTGAAATTGAAAATAAATACGGTAAGTATTATTATAAAAGGATTGATCAGCATCTTTCAAGCAATGAGCTTAAGTCAGAGCTGATTGAGCTTACCAAAGGATTGAAGGAAGTTGCGGGAATTGAAGTTGTAGGCATTGATACTCTTGACGGCTGTAAGCTTCTGTTCAAAAACGGCTGGCTGCTGGTAAGAGCATCGGGAACAGAACCTTTGCTTAGAATTTATACCGAAACAACCGGTGAAAATAAAACCGAAGAAATTTTAACAGATATTAAAAAGAAGTTTAAACTATAA